In Deltaproteobacteria bacterium, a single window of DNA contains:
- a CDS encoding acyl-CoA desaturase, giving the protein GLSKILENMELGHNVMHGQYDWMQDPEFHSQTYDWDNACSAIAWRHSHNYVHHTFTNVVGRDRDVGYGFLRLFPEQPWHPAYLLQPAASLLLALGFQWGVALHDLELERVLRGEKSVEQLRRELKPVLRKARRQLLKDYAIFPLLAGPFFVPVMAGNLGANLIRNVWAFIIIFCGHFTERVETFPESVLESETRGEWYLRQLKASSNLDGGRLFHILSGNLSHQIEHHLFPDVPANRYAEMAVEVKRIAAEYGQHYNTGSFARQFAAAMKRIVRYALPNVAPVRRAVDILVEHVGRLHGVEALRA; this is encoded by the coding sequence TCGGCCTCTCCAAAATCCTCGAAAACATGGAGCTCGGCCACAACGTGATGCACGGCCAGTACGACTGGATGCAGGACCCGGAGTTCCACTCACAGACCTATGACTGGGACAACGCCTGCTCGGCCATCGCCTGGCGGCACTCGCACAACTACGTGCATCATACGTTCACCAACGTCGTCGGCCGCGACCGCGACGTCGGATACGGCTTCCTGCGCCTCTTCCCCGAACAGCCGTGGCACCCGGCGTATCTGTTGCAGCCGGCCGCGAGCCTGCTGCTCGCGCTCGGCTTCCAGTGGGGCGTGGCCCTGCACGATCTCGAGCTCGAGCGTGTGCTTCGCGGCGAGAAGTCGGTCGAACAGCTGCGGAGGGAGCTGAAGCCGGTGCTGCGGAAGGCGCGGCGCCAGCTGCTCAAGGATTACGCGATCTTCCCGCTGCTGGCCGGCCCGTTCTTCGTGCCGGTGATGGCCGGTAACCTGGGGGCCAACCTGATCCGTAACGTCTGGGCCTTCATCATCATCTTCTGCGGCCACTTCACCGAGCGCGTGGAAACCTTCCCGGAATCGGTGCTGGAGAGCGAGACCCGCGGCGAGTGGTATCTGCGCCAGCTGAAGGCTTCGAGCAATCTGGATGGCGGCCGACTGTTTCACATCCTGAGCGGTAACCTGAGCCACCAGATCGAGCACCACCTCTTTCCGGACGTGCCCGCGAATCGGTACGCGGAGATGGCGGTTGAGGTGAAGCGTATCGCCGCAGAGTACGGCCAGCACTACAACACCGGCTCGTTCGCGCGGCAGTTCGCGGCGGCGATGAAGCGTATCGTCCGCTACGCGCTGCCGAATGTCGCACCGGTCCGTCGCGCCGTCGACATCTTGGTTGAGCACGTGGGACGGTTGCACGGCGTCGAAGCATTGCGGGCATAG
- a CDS encoding glycosyltransferase family 39 protein: MRRELTPCRSDVTMLASVALAKLALHLVLSGRYGYWIDELYFLACGDHLAWGYVDLPPLVAAVAKGSRLLLGDSLLAIRFLSAVSGALLVFLAGRIAWELGGSRFAQIAAAVAVLIAPVYLALHGVLTMNAFEPLFWMTCAWISIRMVRREDPRYWLPFGLVAGGGFLNKYSMAFFAIALAVGLLLTAQRRLLFTRWMPAGALLALLVALPNLLWQIDHGWPTLEVLRNAKLYQHQPVTPLEFVQGQIQIVHPLTFPLWLAGAVFLLRNRSAKPFRFLGWTFLVSFVWFMAMQAKTYYLAPIYPLPMAAGSVALERLSARSRLGWLRPAALATLLVGGALLAPYALPVLPISALPKYLAMLPMREVRPETRRMGEVPQIFADELGWESLVAEVAKVYESLPPAERSRAIIWGAAYGEAGAIDFFGRRYRLPGAVSGYQNYYLWGPGNGSGEVVIAVNIPEEYLKPWFERVETRATVECDYCMPDRMRMPITVCRGLEVPLREFWPKVKCWTCDRPDFVRAPRFPGTSSGDASP; encoded by the coding sequence GTGCGGCGTGAGCTGACCCCCTGCAGGAGCGACGTCACGATGCTCGCGAGCGTCGCGCTCGCGAAGCTCGCCCTCCACCTCGTCCTGAGCGGGCGATACGGCTACTGGATCGACGAGCTCTACTTCCTCGCCTGCGGCGACCATCTCGCCTGGGGCTACGTCGACCTTCCGCCGCTCGTCGCCGCGGTGGCGAAGGGGTCGCGGCTCCTGCTCGGCGATTCGCTCCTCGCCATCCGTTTCCTCTCGGCGGTCTCGGGCGCTCTGCTCGTGTTCCTCGCCGGCCGGATCGCCTGGGAGCTCGGCGGCAGCCGCTTCGCCCAGATCGCCGCCGCCGTCGCGGTGCTCATCGCGCCGGTCTACCTCGCCCTCCACGGCGTCCTCACGATGAATGCGTTCGAGCCGCTCTTCTGGATGACCTGCGCTTGGATTTCGATCCGGATGGTGCGGCGGGAGGACCCGAGGTACTGGCTGCCGTTCGGCCTCGTTGCCGGCGGCGGCTTCCTCAACAAGTACTCGATGGCCTTCTTCGCGATCGCCCTGGCCGTGGGGCTCCTCCTCACGGCGCAGCGCCGGCTTCTCTTCACGAGGTGGATGCCCGCCGGCGCGCTGCTCGCGCTCCTCGTCGCGCTCCCGAATCTCCTCTGGCAGATCGATCACGGCTGGCCGACGCTCGAGGTGCTGCGCAACGCGAAGCTCTACCAGCACCAGCCGGTCACGCCGCTCGAGTTCGTGCAGGGGCAGATCCAGATCGTTCACCCGCTCACCTTTCCGCTGTGGCTGGCGGGAGCTGTCTTCCTCCTGAGGAATCGGAGCGCGAAGCCTTTCCGGTTCCTCGGCTGGACGTTCCTCGTGTCGTTCGTCTGGTTCATGGCGATGCAGGCCAAGACCTACTACCTGGCCCCGATCTATCCCCTCCCCATGGCCGCAGGCAGCGTCGCGCTCGAACGCCTGAGCGCGCGGTCGCGCCTCGGCTGGCTCCGACCCGCAGCCCTCGCCACACTGCTCGTCGGGGGAGCGCTGCTCGCGCCCTACGCGCTGCCGGTTCTGCCGATCTCCGCGCTGCCGAAGTACCTCGCCATGCTCCCGATGAGGGAGGTGAGGCCCGAGACCCGGCGGATGGGCGAGGTGCCGCAGATCTTCGCCGACGAGCTCGGCTGGGAGTCGCTGGTTGCCGAGGTCGCGAAGGTCTACGAGAGCCTCCCGCCGGCCGAGAGATCGCGCGCCATCATCTGGGGGGCTGCCTACGGTGAAGCGGGGGCGATCGACTTCTTCGGAAGACGATACCGCCTACCGGGAGCCGTGAGCGGCTACCAGAACTACTATCTCTGGGGACCGGGAAATGGGTCGGGGGAGGTCGTGATCGCCGTCAACATTCCCGAGGAGTACCTGAAGCCCTGGTTCGAGCGGGTGGAGACGCGGGCCACCGTCGAATGCGACTACTGCATGCCCGACCGGATGAGGATGCCCATCACCGTGTGCCGCGGGCTCGAGGTGCCCCTCCGGGAGTTCTGGCCGAAGGTCAAGTGCTGGACCTGCGACCGGCCCGACTTCGTACGGGCGCCACGCTTCCCGGGCACGAGCTCGGGTGATGCGTCGCCCTGA